TGAGAATTTCGGTTTTTTCCTTTGCTTTTGTTGTTTTGTCTTTAAAAAGTTCTTCTATGATCACAGTGATTGATTTTGTTTTTTCAGTGTCCTAAAATAGTAATTTCTTTTAAAAATAGAGATCTGCAAAAATCCTTTAAACCTGTGATAGATTATTTACAATGCTTTAAAATCCATTCGTAAATTTCATTAAGTACTTCCTCTCGTATCTCTTCATTGAGAATCTCATGACGCATATCCGGATAGATCTGGGTATCTACATCCTGAAATCCATCAGCTTTTAAATGATCAACAGTATAGATAACACCTTTACTAAAATCTCCAATCGGGTCATTCTGCCCGCTTACAAACAATAACGGAAATGATGAGGAAATAGAAGAAGCCCAATCTCTTGCCGTAGCCCTTTTGTAAACAGTAAATAAAGTATAAAATGCATTATGAGTGAAAGGAATTCCGCAAAGTTTATCCTGTTCAAAGGCAGTTCTGTTTTTAGGATTAATACTAAGCCAGCTGGTGGCTCCAAAATCTTTATCCTTTTTAAAATGCTTGTTATTAACATTCGTGAAAACAGAATTCAAAAAAGTACGATGACGTGGAGCAATGGCATTAGCTAATGATAAATACCCCCTTAAAATATCGATTCCTGGCAAAGGTCCACCGGTTCCCGTAATGATAGCGCCAGAAAATTTAGTACTTGCCTTTTGCAGAAGACAACGAGTGATGAAGGATCCCATAGAATGTCCAAGAATAAAATGAGGTACATCAGGATATTGCTTTGCAAGATGGTCTGCCATCATTTCTGCATCTGCAACCAATCTCTCATCCGGCTTTTCAAGCTGGAAAAACCCAATGTCTTTTTTATCTTTTACAGATTTTCCATGTCCCAGATGATCATAGGTTAATACAGCAATTCCATGAGCTGCAAAATATTCTGCAATCTCAGAATACCTACCACTATGTTCCTGCATGCCGTGAACGATGAGCAGCGTGGCTTTTGCTGTTTCCGGAGAAAACAGGGTGTGGAAAAGCAGGGATTCATTGTCTATTTTGGATGGTAAATACGCAGATTCTTGGGATAGAGACATAATATTTTTTGTTTCAGGATAATCAAAGATATAAAGAGAATTCTATAGATTAAGAATATAACAAGGTTAATTTTTTCTTGGCATTACTATTCTATTAAGACATATAAGTAAATAAATTTAAATTTTCACTAAAATCAGTCTGTTAACGATGAGTGTTTGGAGTTTATTAACTTATATTTTGGTTTCTCAACCCCATGATTTTCACCCCAACCCAAAATAAATATCCCCTATAATTTGGCCGTCATTTTTTTTAAAAGTAATTTTGCATGAATCTAAAAACAAAAGTACATTATGTCAACTTATGTAGTTGTAGGTCTTCAGTACGGAGATGAAGGCAAAGGAAAAATCACGGATGTTTTATCAGCAAAATCTGACTATGTAGTGCGTTTCCAAGGGGGAGACAACGCTGGTCACACGGTTTATGTGGGTGAAGAGAAATTCGTTTTACACCTTCTTCCTTCAGGAGTTCTTCAATGCAAAGGGAAATGTATCATTGCGAACGGAGTAGTGGTAAACCCTAAATCTTTCATTAAAGAAGTTGGTCAGATCGAGAGCAAAGGCTTGAGAACAGATCACATTTTTATCAGCAGAAGAGCGCATGTTATCATGCCTTACCACATCCTTTTGGATACTTACCGTGAAGAAGAACACGGAGGAACTCAAATCGGAACAACCAAAAAAGGAATCGGACCTTGCTATGAAGATAAAATCGCAAGAGTTGGAATCAGAATGGTTGACCTTTTGAATCCTGAAATTTTAAGAGATAAAATTGAGAAAAACCTTAAGGTTAAAAACTCTCTATTTGAAAAATATTACGGAAAGCCAACATTAGACGTTGAAGAAATCTACAACGAATATTTAGAAATCGGAAAACAACTTCAAGACAGAATCGTTGATACTGAATTAGAGCTGAACGAAGCGATCAGAGATGGTAAAAACGTTTTATTCGAAGGAGCACAGGCTTTGATGCTTGATATCGACTTCGGTACTTATCCATACGTTACTTCATCTTCTCCATCTACAGGAGGAGTTTGTACAGGAGCGGGAGTTCCGCCAACTTCACTTCAAAACTTGATCGGTGTTGCAAAAGCATACTGTACAAGAGTAGGAAACGGACCTTTCCCATCTGAACTGGATAACGAATTAGGTGAAAAAATCAGACAAATTGGTGGTGAATTTGGAGCTACAACAGGTAGACCAAGAAGAACAGGTTGGTTAGACCTTGTTTCTCTAAAGCACGCTTGTATGATTAACGGGATCAACAACCTTGTAATAACAAAACTAGATGTTCTTACAGGAATTGAAAACCTTAAAATTGTTACTCATTATAAAACTGAAGACGGAAAAGTTATCGACTATTTCACTTCATCTACAGAGAAATTATACAATTACGAGCCAATTTACCAGGATTTACCAG
This genomic interval from Chryseobacterium joostei contains the following:
- a CDS encoding adenylosuccinate synthase, giving the protein MSTYVVVGLQYGDEGKGKITDVLSAKSDYVVRFQGGDNAGHTVYVGEEKFVLHLLPSGVLQCKGKCIIANGVVVNPKSFIKEVGQIESKGLRTDHIFISRRAHVIMPYHILLDTYREEEHGGTQIGTTKKGIGPCYEDKIARVGIRMVDLLNPEILRDKIEKNLKVKNSLFEKYYGKPTLDVEEIYNEYLEIGKQLQDRIVDTELELNEAIRDGKNVLFEGAQALMLDIDFGTYPYVTSSSPSTGGVCTGAGVPPTSLQNLIGVAKAYCTRVGNGPFPSELDNELGEKIRQIGGEFGATTGRPRRTGWLDLVSLKHACMINGINNLVITKLDVLTGIENLKIVTHYKTEDGKVIDYFTSSTEKLYNYEPIYQDLPGWEEDITKARSYDELPDNAQKYIEFIEKYLGINVYLVSVGPERSQNIIRKELF
- a CDS encoding alpha/beta fold hydrolase; this translates as MSLSQESAYLPSKIDNESLLFHTLFSPETAKATLLIVHGMQEHSGRYSEIAEYFAAHGIAVLTYDHLGHGKSVKDKKDIGFFQLEKPDERLVADAEMMADHLAKQYPDVPHFILGHSMGSFITRCLLQKASTKFSGAIITGTGGPLPGIDILRGYLSLANAIAPRHRTFLNSVFTNVNNKHFKKDKDFGATSWLSINPKNRTAFEQDKLCGIPFTHNAFYTLFTVYKRATARDWASSISSSFPLLFVSGQNDPIGDFSKGVIYTVDHLKADGFQDVDTQIYPDMRHEILNEEIREEVLNEIYEWILKHCK